A stretch of Flavobacterium sp. N1994 DNA encodes these proteins:
- a CDS encoding phosphatase PAP2 family protein, with translation MLQQTTQENLETNTIMNTYVIANFSELKRSLFFLPLFLVLAIVVFLYSQNALNVGSYSQIQKPWFYGINSKLSQFPEVIYNLTQFGDALIFLSLLTLLIVYTPKVWEALLSASIVSAILSAILKKIFAVPRPAAVFDNDTFVIIGKTLTGGNSLPSGHSITVFTTLTVLLFAFMPKKATNKVLWSLLILITGILLVLTRVGVGAHYPLDVTVGSIVGYCCGLLGIFISQKYKIWNWVNHKKCYPIFIVLFLVCGAVVIDKISKENLIIFYVTLISLVVSLYKITTVYVKK, from the coding sequence ATGTTACAACAAACCACCCAAGAAAATCTGGAAACCAATACCATAATGAACACCTATGTTATTGCTAATTTCTCTGAACTCAAACGTTCGTTATTTTTTTTACCGTTATTTTTAGTATTGGCTATTGTGGTATTTCTGTATAGTCAGAATGCTTTAAATGTTGGGAGTTATAGTCAAATTCAGAAACCTTGGTTTTATGGTATTAATTCAAAATTATCCCAATTCCCGGAGGTTATTTATAACCTGACCCAGTTTGGTGATGCGCTCATTTTTTTATCCTTGTTAACGCTTCTTATTGTTTATACACCCAAGGTGTGGGAGGCTTTACTATCCGCATCCATTGTATCTGCAATCTTATCGGCGATACTAAAAAAAATATTTGCTGTCCCAAGACCTGCTGCCGTATTTGACAATGATACTTTTGTGATTATCGGGAAAACATTGACTGGAGGAAACAGTTTGCCTTCTGGACATTCCATTACCGTTTTTACTACGCTTACCGTATTGCTATTTGCCTTTATGCCTAAAAAAGCAACTAATAAAGTTTTATGGAGTTTATTGATACTCATCACAGGAATCCTTTTGGTATTAACCAGAGTAGGAGTGGGAGCTCATTATCCGCTTGATGTTACAGTAGGAAGTATTGTAGGGTATTGCTGTGGCCTTCTAGGTATTTTTATCAGTCAAAAATATAAAATATGGAATTGGGTTAATCATAAAAAATGCTATCCCATTTTTATCGTCTTGTTTCTAGTTTGTGGGGCAGTAGTAATCGATAAAATCAGCAAAGAGAATTTGATTATATTTTATGTAACATTGATTAGTCTTGTTGTTTCACTCTATAAAATTACCACAGTTTATGTTAAAAAATAA
- the coaD gene encoding pantetheine-phosphate adenylyltransferase produces the protein MKKAVFPGSFDPITLGHYDIIKRGISLFDEVIVAIGINADKKYMFSLEDRKKFIEEAFKDEPKVSVITYEGLTIDLCRKLDAEFILRGLRNPADFEFEKAIAHTNRRLSKIETVFLLTASKTSYISSSIVRDVIRNHGDYTVLVPESVVVKK, from the coding sequence ATGAAAAAAGCAGTCTTCCCAGGTTCGTTTGACCCAATTACTTTAGGGCATTATGATATTATCAAAAGAGGCATTTCACTTTTTGACGAAGTGATTGTAGCTATTGGTATTAACGCCGATAAAAAATACATGTTTTCTCTTGAAGACAGAAAAAAGTTTATTGAAGAAGCCTTTAAAGATGAGCCAAAAGTTTCTGTGATTACTTATGAAGGTTTAACGATTGATTTATGCCGAAAATTAGATGCCGAATTCATCCTAAGAGGATTGCGAAATCCAGCCGACTTTGAGTTTGAAAAAGCCATCGCTCACACCAACCGAAGATTGTCTAAAATAGAAACCGTGTTTCTTTTAACCGCTTCTAAAACTTCGTATATTTCTTCCAGCATCGTAAGAGATGTGATTAGAAATCATGGCGATTATACTGTTTTGGTGCCTGAGAGCGTTGTGGTAAAGAAATAG
- a CDS encoding DEAD/DEAH box helicase — protein sequence MTHHHHSTNLLLNLGIDSLNEMQLAAQETIVNDSNVLLLSPTGSGKTLAFLLPIYELLDEYVAGVQCLILVPSRELGLQIEQVWKKMGTTYKVNVCYGGHSIETEIKNLSNPPAVLIGTPGRIADHIDRGTFKVDRIQTLVLDEFDKSLQLGFHEQMSFIIGKLSKLNKRVLVSATSGIEIPKYTRVVNPTVLDFIPSEEEKVNLSMKMVVSKEKDKIGSLFHLLCSLKSQSALIFCNHRDAAERISDTLNEKGIYATYYHGGMDQDERERALIQFRNGSVSYLVTTDLAARGLDIPEMKHVIHYHLPSKEDEFTHRNGRTARMLASGTAYIIAHESEKKQEYLDYSMPVLKVDNQTTLPKPPEFQTIYISGGKKNKLNKIDIVGFFSQKGKLEKGDLGLIEVKDFISFAAVKFNKVKDLLSNIRDEKMKGKKFKIEVARKVIKKEEDAKPEKY from the coding sequence ATGACGCATCACCACCATTCTACCAATTTATTGCTGAATTTAGGCATTGACAGCTTAAATGAAATGCAACTTGCCGCACAAGAAACTATTGTCAATGATTCTAATGTTTTATTGCTTTCGCCAACAGGTTCGGGGAAAACATTGGCTTTCTTATTGCCCATCTATGAATTGTTAGACGAATATGTGGCCGGGGTGCAATGCTTGATTTTAGTTCCATCCCGAGAATTGGGATTGCAAATTGAGCAGGTTTGGAAGAAAATGGGCACCACTTATAAAGTGAATGTGTGTTATGGTGGACATTCCATCGAAACGGAAATCAAAAACTTATCAAATCCACCCGCGGTTTTAATTGGAACTCCAGGACGAATTGCGGATCATATTGATAGAGGGACGTTTAAAGTAGACCGTATTCAAACTTTAGTATTAGATGAATTTGACAAATCGTTGCAATTGGGTTTTCATGAGCAAATGTCTTTTATCATTGGGAAATTATCCAAACTGAACAAACGCGTTTTGGTTTCGGCTACGTCCGGAATTGAAATTCCAAAGTATACTCGAGTAGTCAATCCGACGGTTTTAGATTTTATTCCATCCGAAGAAGAGAAAGTCAATCTTTCTATGAAAATGGTAGTTTCTAAAGAGAAAGATAAGATAGGGAGTTTGTTTCACTTACTTTGTTCGTTGAAATCGCAATCGGCTTTAATCTTCTGCAATCACAGAGATGCGGCTGAACGGATTAGCGACACTTTAAACGAAAAAGGAATCTACGCCACCTACTATCATGGAGGAATGGATCAGGACGAACGCGAGCGCGCTTTAATTCAGTTTCGAAATGGCAGCGTGAGTTATTTGGTTACGACCGATTTGGCAGCAAGAGGGTTAGACATCCCCGAAATGAAACACGTCATTCATTATCATTTGCCGTCAAAAGAAGACGAATTCACCCATAGAAACGGAAGAACAGCGCGAATGTTAGCTTCGGGAACTGCTTATATCATTGCGCACGAAAGTGAAAAAAAGCAAGAGTATCTGGATTATAGTATGCCCGTTTTAAAGGTTGACAACCAAACTACTTTACCCAAGCCACCCGAATTTCAAACGATTTACATTAGCGGAGGCAAGAAAAACAAACTCAATAAAATTGATATCGTAGGCTTCTTTTCTCAAAAAGGAAAACTAGAGAAAGGCGATTTGGGATTGATTGAAGTCAAAGATTTCATCTCTTTTGCCGCTGTAAAATTCAATAAAGTAAAGGACTTGCTTTCCAATATTCGAGACGAAAAAATGAAAGGCAAGAAGTTTAAAATTGAAGTAGCGCGTAAAGTGATTAAGAAAGAAGAGGACGCAAAACCTGAGAAGTACTAA
- a CDS encoding RluA family pseudouridine synthase, with translation MDNNPDTTPELEEEELFEHHRHVADKGQSLLRVDKFLMQLIANATRNKIQKAAEDGNIWVNDIPVKSNYRVKPFDVVRVMLSHPPFENLILPEDIPLDIVYEDESLLLINKPPGLVVHPGHGNYTGTLVNALAFHFENLPKNSSDRPGLVHRIDKNTSGLLVVAKTEQAMTHLAKQFEDKTTEREYIALVWGNVKEEEGTIEGNIARHVKDRMQMAVFPDGEIGKHAVTHYKVLERFGYVTLVSCKLETGRTHQIRVHMKYIGHTLFNDERYGGDLILKGTTFTKYKQFIDNCFKTLPRQALHAKTLGFIHPTTKEYMRFDTELPKDMTDCIEKWRNYAKSNANQEEEE, from the coding sequence ATGGACAATAATCCTGATACTACGCCCGAATTAGAAGAAGAGGAATTATTCGAACACCATAGACATGTCGCTGACAAAGGGCAATCGTTATTGCGTGTAGATAAATTCCTGATGCAGTTGATTGCAAATGCCACACGAAATAAAATTCAGAAAGCGGCAGAAGACGGAAACATCTGGGTCAATGATATTCCGGTAAAGTCCAATTACAGAGTTAAGCCTTTTGATGTAGTTCGCGTGATGTTATCCCATCCTCCTTTTGAAAATTTAATTCTTCCTGAAGATATTCCTTTGGATATTGTTTATGAAGATGAATCGTTATTATTAATCAATAAACCACCAGGATTAGTAGTGCATCCCGGTCACGGAAATTATACAGGAACCTTAGTCAATGCTTTGGCATTTCATTTTGAAAACTTGCCTAAAAATTCTAGCGATCGCCCAGGATTAGTTCATAGAATAGATAAAAATACATCTGGACTTTTAGTCGTTGCCAAAACAGAGCAAGCTATGACGCATTTGGCCAAGCAATTTGAAGACAAAACCACCGAACGTGAATATATTGCTTTGGTTTGGGGGAATGTTAAAGAAGAGGAAGGAACTATAGAAGGCAATATTGCACGTCACGTAAAAGATAGAATGCAAATGGCCGTTTTTCCCGATGGAGAGATAGGAAAACATGCAGTTACACATTACAAAGTGTTAGAGCGTTTTGGTTATGTTACTTTGGTTTCCTGCAAATTAGAAACCGGAAGAACACATCAAATTCGGGTGCACATGAAATACATTGGGCATACTTTATTCAATGATGAACGTTATGGAGGGGATTTGATTTTGAAGGGTACCACTTTTACCAAATACAAACAATTTATAGACAATTGTTTCAAGACCTTGCCAAGACAAGCGCTTCATGCTAAAACATTGGGATTCATTCATCCCACAACAAAAGAATACATGCGATTTGATACTGAGTTACCAAAAGACATGACAGATTGCATTGAGAAATGGCGCAACTATGCTAAGTCAAATGCTAATCAAGAAGAAGAAGAATAA
- a CDS encoding PASTA domain-containing protein — MSLRKYLTSGVFFAQILAAMAIVAVISFLFFHWITYTTHHGQEITVPNLAKLSVEQAEEQLSALDLDFVVLDTVDFKPDFPKLTVVEQEPKAGAKVKEGRKIYIKINASTYTMVALPDLIEKTYRQAVPTLEAVGLQEGTISYRPYLGKDMVLEMSMNGKKLKAGDKILKSSKIDLVLGDGKVTYEETVDTTTVDTTQMPPLDGQ; from the coding sequence ATGAGTTTACGAAAGTATTTAACAAGTGGGGTTTTCTTTGCACAGATTCTTGCCGCCATGGCAATAGTTGCTGTTATCTCGTTTTTATTTTTTCATTGGATTACTTACACTACGCATCATGGTCAGGAAATTACGGTTCCTAATTTGGCCAAACTTTCGGTAGAACAGGCAGAAGAGCAATTATCGGCACTTGATTTAGACTTTGTAGTTTTGGATACCGTTGATTTCAAACCCGACTTCCCAAAGCTGACTGTAGTAGAGCAGGAGCCAAAAGCAGGAGCCAAAGTAAAAGAAGGAAGAAAGATTTACATCAAGATAAATGCTTCAACGTATACCATGGTTGCCTTACCTGATTTGATTGAAAAAACTTATCGCCAGGCTGTACCAACATTAGAAGCAGTTGGTTTACAAGAAGGAACTATTTCTTATAGACCTTATTTAGGAAAAGACATGGTACTTGAAATGAGTATGAATGGAAAAAAATTAAAAGCAGGTGATAAAATTCTAAAATCGTCTAAAATTGATTTAGTTCTGGGAGACGGAAAAGTTACTTATGAAGAAACCGTTGATACTACTACGGTAGATACCACACAAATGCCTCCTTTAGATGGACAATAA
- a CDS encoding energy transducer TonB: MKKTITLLLLFITIAAFSQSNAKVDASPIYDITGIDVKPEFPGGLDALTTLVNENYLKAGFASEVKGKVYAVFVIEKDGSLSNVAILRHIETPKAKALIKILESLPKWSPGKQNGQLVRVRYALTLLIGK; the protein is encoded by the coding sequence ATGAAAAAAACAATAACATTGCTACTGCTATTTATAACAATAGCTGCCTTTTCTCAAAGTAATGCAAAAGTAGATGCAAGTCCTATTTATGATATTACTGGGATTGATGTTAAACCAGAATTTCCTGGAGGATTAGACGCCTTAACTACTTTAGTAAATGAAAACTACTTAAAAGCTGGATTTGCCTCAGAAGTAAAAGGAAAAGTTTATGCGGTATTTGTAATTGAAAAAGATGGTTCACTCAGCAATGTTGCCATTTTGCGTCATATTGAGACTCCCAAGGCCAAAGCTTTAATTAAAATTTTAGAGAGTTTGCCAAAGTGGAGCCCAGGAAAACAAAACGGACAATTGGTTAGAGTACGTTATGCGCTTACGCTACTGATTGGAAAGTAA
- a CDS encoding D-alanine--D-alanine ligase, giving the protein MNVAVVMGGYSDESVISLRSGQLILNQLDKTKYQPFEVHILKDEWYCLIEATKYPINKADFTVTKDNQTIKFDVAVNTVHGTPGEDGHLQAYWELIELPYTGCNYYQSSLTFNKRDTLSVLSKFNIPKAKSIYLTKGEAIDGNKIVAELDLPFFVKPNQSGSSLGVSMVSTLEDLPKALDFAFAEDNDILIESYLNGTEVSVGVLNFKGETKVLGITEILSQNEFFDYEAKYLGKSEEITPARISKELEDLVIETAKKVYQSLGMIGFSRTDFIIMNGIPHFIEINTNPGLSPQSIFPQQAAHANIPFSDLLDNEISLALQRKPIWKK; this is encoded by the coding sequence ATGAACGTAGCAGTAGTAATGGGTGGATATTCAGATGAATCTGTGATATCATTACGAAGTGGTCAATTAATCCTAAATCAACTTGACAAAACCAAATACCAACCGTTTGAAGTTCATATCCTTAAAGACGAATGGTATTGCTTAATTGAAGCGACTAAATATCCCATCAACAAAGCTGATTTTACTGTTACCAAAGACAATCAAACTATAAAATTTGATGTTGCTGTAAACACAGTGCATGGAACTCCAGGAGAAGACGGTCATCTTCAAGCCTATTGGGAACTTATTGAATTGCCTTACACTGGTTGCAATTATTATCAATCAAGCTTGACTTTTAACAAAAGAGATACCCTTTCGGTGTTGTCAAAATTTAATATTCCTAAAGCCAAATCGATTTATTTGACCAAAGGAGAAGCCATTGATGGAAATAAAATTGTGGCCGAATTGGATTTGCCTTTCTTTGTAAAACCAAATCAATCCGGAAGTAGTTTGGGTGTTTCTATGGTAAGTACTTTAGAGGATTTGCCAAAAGCTTTGGACTTTGCTTTCGCAGAAGATAATGATATTTTAATCGAATCCTATTTAAACGGAACGGAAGTGTCTGTTGGTGTTTTAAATTTTAAAGGTGAAACCAAAGTATTAGGTATTACCGAAATATTATCCCAAAATGAGTTCTTTGATTACGAAGCCAAATATTTAGGAAAATCCGAAGAAATCACTCCAGCCCGAATCTCAAAAGAGTTAGAAGATTTAGTAATTGAAACCGCTAAAAAAGTTTATCAATCTCTAGGCATGATTGGGTTCTCGCGTACCGATTTTATCATCATGAATGGCATTCCACATTTTATAGAAATCAATACCAATCCTGGATTGTCACCACAAAGTATCTTTCCGCAACAAGCGGCACATGCTAATATTCCTTTTAGCGATTTGTTGGATAATGAAATTAGTTTAGCTTTACAAAGAAAACCGATTTGGAAAAAATAA
- the eptA gene encoding phosphoethanolamine--lipid A transferase EptA encodes MLKNNLKITHFALIMSCLNFLFFHFPFFSFVFDNVDYKSFGGIILIISLIVLMLVLNAFVFYLLFSLSRRVGKFLLILFFIINAIAVYFVNTYGVIIDETMIGNVLNTKYEEASSFFSIRLVAEIILFGVIPSVYIFKAKITKVPLKKFLITVSLTLLFILTLVFANASNWLWIDKNSKTLGGLAMPWSYTVNISLFYKHQFSKNQKEILLPNATIKDNQKSVVVLVIGESARSQNFSLYGYKKNTNPLLSKMPDVYHFEANSCATYTTAGVKCILEHANTDDLYEILPNYLYRNNVEVIWRTSNWGEPPVHIKNYQKREEILPKCEGDECNYDEALLKGLNEQILASKKNKILIVLHTSTSHGPTYSKKYPPQFENFKPVCNSVELGKCSQTELINAYDNTIVYTDYILSKVIEDLKQLKEYKSAMIFVSDHGESLGEKNLYMHGIPISIAPKEQYEIPFIVWMSEGSKQLKPNTTVSQNHVFHSVLNFLNIQSTIYNEEMNIFK; translated from the coding sequence ATGTTAAAAAATAATCTGAAAATAACTCATTTCGCCTTGATAATGAGTTGTCTTAACTTTTTATTCTTCCATTTTCCTTTTTTCTCTTTTGTCTTTGATAACGTTGACTATAAAAGTTTTGGTGGCATTATTCTGATTATCAGTTTGATTGTTTTAATGTTGGTTTTAAATGCTTTTGTCTTTTACCTACTATTTTCACTATCCCGAAGAGTTGGAAAGTTTTTACTCATCTTATTCTTTATAATCAACGCCATTGCCGTTTACTTTGTCAATACGTATGGGGTCATTATAGATGAAACGATGATTGGGAATGTACTCAATACCAAATACGAAGAGGCAAGTAGTTTTTTTTCTATTAGATTAGTGGCAGAAATCATTCTATTTGGAGTTATCCCTAGTGTTTATATCTTTAAAGCTAAAATCACAAAGGTTCCTTTGAAGAAGTTTTTAATTACGGTTTCGCTTACGCTTTTATTTATTCTAACGTTAGTCTTTGCCAATGCCAGCAATTGGTTGTGGATAGATAAAAACTCAAAAACATTAGGAGGATTGGCTATGCCTTGGTCTTATACGGTGAACATCTCCCTTTTTTATAAGCATCAATTTAGTAAAAATCAAAAGGAAATTTTATTGCCTAATGCTACTATAAAAGACAATCAGAAATCGGTTGTAGTCTTAGTCATAGGAGAATCGGCTAGAAGCCAAAATTTTTCTTTATATGGCTACAAAAAAAATACAAATCCACTGCTTTCCAAAATGCCTGATGTCTATCATTTTGAAGCGAACTCTTGTGCAACCTACACCACTGCTGGAGTAAAATGTATTTTAGAACATGCCAACACGGATGATTTATATGAAATTTTGCCTAATTATTTATACCGGAATAATGTAGAAGTGATTTGGAGAACCTCTAACTGGGGAGAGCCACCAGTGCATATCAAAAATTATCAAAAACGAGAAGAGATACTACCCAAATGTGAAGGTGATGAATGCAATTACGATGAAGCGCTTTTGAAGGGACTAAACGAGCAGATACTAGCCAGTAAGAAAAATAAAATATTGATAGTATTGCACACCAGTACTAGTCATGGCCCAACGTATAGCAAAAAATACCCGCCCCAATTTGAAAATTTCAAACCCGTTTGTAATAGTGTAGAATTAGGGAAATGTTCTCAAACCGAGTTAATCAATGCTTATGACAACACGATTGTTTACACCGATTATATTTTATCGAAAGTAATCGAAGATTTGAAACAATTGAAAGAGTACAAAAGCGCTATGATTTTTGTGTCAGATCATGGAGAATCCTTAGGAGAAAAAAATCTATACATGCACGGAATTCCTATCAGTATTGCTCCTAAAGAACAGTATGAGATTCCCTTTATAGTTTGGATGTCTGAAGGTTCTAAACAACTTAAGCCTAATACAACCGTTTCTCAAAACCATGTGTTTCATAGTGTTTTAAACTTTTTAAACATACAAAGTACCATTTATAATGAGGAGATGAATATTTTTAAATAA
- a CDS encoding SRPBCC family protein, translating to MNLESPKVTVEKSAQHLFDSLSDVKNFEKLMPENIAKFEVLGDDIFNFGLKGMPEIKLKMKDKTPNSKVVLAAASDKLPFTLTANIDSLSDTSSAVQLHFEGDFNPMMAMMIKGPISKFIETLAENMHKL from the coding sequence ATGAATTTAGAAAGTCCGAAAGTTACCGTAGAAAAATCAGCACAACATCTCTTTGATTCGTTATCGGATGTCAAGAATTTTGAAAAATTAATGCCTGAGAACATCGCTAAGTTTGAAGTGTTGGGAGATGATATTTTCAACTTTGGTTTAAAAGGCATGCCCGAAATCAAATTGAAAATGAAGGACAAAACTCCGAATTCCAAAGTAGTATTAGCAGCAGCTAGTGATAAATTACCTTTTACATTAACGGCTAATATTGACAGTCTTTCTGATACTTCAAGTGCGGTACAATTACATTTTGAAGGCGATTTCAATCCTATGATGGCGATGATGATTAAAGGGCCTATCTCTAAATTCATCGAGACTTTAGCAGAGAATATGCATAAATTATAA
- a CDS encoding NUDIX hydrolase, protein MYKVFVNDKPLFLTNEIAKETDFQLFLLESIDIEQLIIKMFQNKIQKASLYYPDEKAILKKLKEKIPVCKAGGGLVYNKDGDVLFIFRNGKWDLPKGGIEKNEEIEDTAMREVEEETGVSNLTITKKLQKTYHVFRRNGKYKLKITHWFEMQSTFEGTPFPQANEGIDKAVWLNPVQIKEALLNSYENIKLLFEEEHLL, encoded by the coding sequence ATGTATAAAGTTTTTGTCAACGACAAACCTCTTTTTCTAACAAATGAAATCGCTAAAGAAACCGATTTTCAATTGTTTTTGCTGGAAAGCATTGATATTGAACAGCTCATCATCAAAATGTTTCAGAACAAAATTCAGAAAGCCTCTTTGTACTATCCCGATGAAAAAGCCATACTGAAAAAACTCAAAGAAAAAATTCCAGTTTGCAAAGCAGGGGGAGGATTAGTTTATAACAAAGATGGCGATGTTTTGTTCATTTTTAGAAACGGAAAATGGGATTTACCCAAAGGCGGCATCGAAAAAAATGAAGAGATTGAAGACACCGCTATGAGAGAAGTTGAGGAGGAGACCGGTGTTAGTAATCTAACTATCACCAAAAAACTCCAAAAAACCTATCACGTTTTCAGACGCAACGGAAAATACAAGTTGAAAATTACGCATTGGTTCGAAATGCAATCTACTTTTGAAGGCACTCCGTTTCCGCAAGCCAATGAAGGGATTGATAAAGCCGTTTGGCTTAACCCAGTGCAAATCAAAGAAGCCTTGCTGAATTCTTATGAGAACATCAAATTGCTGTTTGAAGAAGAACATCTCTTGTAA
- the pyrE gene encoding orotate phosphoribosyltransferase — protein sequence MIFNKDSAEKTAELLLQINAIKLNPKNPFTWASGWNSPIYCDNRLILSFPAIRNFVREEFSKQIEKEFGKPDVIAGVATGAIGIGILVAEYMGLPFVYVRPEPKKHGRQNQVEGFLQKGQNVVVVEDLISTGNSSLLAVEALKEAGAHVKGMVAIFTYGFDVAVDNFKNANIDLKTLSNYETLLNLAVAKNYITEKELKALQEWRESPSTWSV from the coding sequence ATGATTTTTAATAAAGACTCAGCCGAAAAAACTGCCGAATTGCTTTTACAAATAAATGCAATTAAATTGAATCCAAAAAATCCTTTTACATGGGCTTCGGGTTGGAATTCGCCAATTTATTGCGATAACCGACTAATCCTCTCATTCCCAGCGATAAGAAATTTTGTCCGAGAAGAATTTTCTAAACAAATTGAAAAAGAATTTGGAAAACCGGATGTGATTGCCGGAGTAGCCACGGGAGCCATTGGTATCGGGATCTTAGTAGCAGAATATATGGGATTACCCTTCGTATACGTTCGCCCAGAGCCTAAAAAACATGGCAGACAAAACCAAGTCGAAGGCTTTTTACAAAAAGGACAAAACGTTGTCGTGGTAGAAGATTTAATCAGCACGGGCAACAGCAGTTTATTAGCTGTAGAAGCTTTAAAAGAAGCAGGGGCACATGTTAAAGGCATGGTCGCTATTTTTACTTATGGGTTTGATGTAGCTGTGGATAACTTCAAAAATGCCAATATTGATTTAAAGACGTTGAGCAATTATGAAACATTATTAAACCTAGCCGTAGCCAAAAATTATATCACCGAAAAGGAATTGAAAGCATTACAAGAATGGCGTGAAAGTCCATCCACTTGGAGTGTGTAA